CCGGCGCAGGTGATTCTGGAGGAGGCGCGGAAACTGGGCGTCGATCTGCTGGTCGTAGGCAGTCACAGCCATGGCGAAGCGCGACAGACGGCGCTGGGGCGTACGGCCGCGCGGGTGCTGCAACTGGCGGAGATTCCGGTCTACCTGGTGCCCATGCTGCAACACCGGGCGCGCACCGACTTATGACAAATCCTTAGACGAACGGCGTGCAAAACTCAAAAAATCGTCTAGTTTTATTCGTTAAACCATTAATATGGTTATATAAAGGTCGCTGGCCAGTCAGGCTGCGTCTATCTGCTTTTGAGGGATATCTATGAAGCTGCAGCAGTTGCGCTACATCTGGGAAGTGGCGCACCACGATCTCAACGTCTCGGCCACGGCCCAGAGCCTGTACACCTCGCAGCCCGGCATCAGCAAGCAGATACGCTTGCTGGAAGACGAACTGGGGGTCGAGGTCTTCGCCCGCAGCGGCAAGCACCTGACCCGCATCACCCCGGCGGGCGAACGGATCATCACCACGGCTGGCGAAATCCTGCGCAAGGTCGAGAGCATCAAGCAGATTGCCCAGGAATTCTCCAACGAGAAGAAGGGTACCCTGTCCATTGCCACCACCCACACCCAGGCACGCTACGCGTTGCCGCCGGTGATCAGTGGCTTCATTAAGCAGTACCCGGAAGTGGCCCTGCACATGCATCAGGGCACGCCGATGCAGATCGCCGAGATGGCAGCCGACGGCACCGTCGACTTCGCCATCGCCACCGAGGCGCTGGAGCTGTTCGGCGACCTGGTGATGATGCCCTGCTACCGCTGGAACCGCTGCGTAATCGTGCCCCAAGGCCATCCGCTGACCAAGCTGCCGAAGCTCACCCTGGAAGCTCTGGCCGAACACCCGATCGTCACCTACGTATTCGGTTTCACCGGCCGCTCCAAGCTAGACGAAGCCTTCAGCCATCGCGGCCTGACGCCAAAAGTGGTATTCACCGCGGCCGACGCCGACGTGATCAAGACCTATGTGCGCCTGGGGCTGGGCGTTGGCATCGTGGCGCGCATGGCGGTCGACGCCAAGCTCGATAACGACCTAGTGGTGCTGGATGCCAGCGACCTGTTCGAGTCCAGCGTGACCAAGATCGGCTTCCGTCGTGGTACCTTCCTGCGTGGCTTCATGTGCGACTTCATCGAGAAGTTCGCTCCGCACCTGACCCGCGACGTGATGGCCAAGGCGGTGCAGTGCCACACCAAGGCCGAGCTGGACGAGCTGTTCGACGGGGTCAAGCTGCCGGTCTACTGAGTCCGACGGGTTGCACGACAATGCAAAAGGGGCGCTCCAGAGCGCCCCTTTTGTTTGTGCAGTGTACTGCCGTCAGTGGTTCAGGTGCAGGCCGCACTCGCGGTTGTCTTCGCCCTTGGTCGGGTCGAAGTAGTCGAAGTTGTTCGGCAGGTTGTGCTGTACCAGGTACTGATAGAGATCCTTGGAACTCCAGTGCAGCAGGGGTGCGACCTTGATCAGGCCGTCCGGGTTGATGCTCACCGGATCCATCTGCGCCCGCACGGCGGTGTCACTGGCGCGCAGGGCGGTGAACCAGACCTGCGGTGCTGCTTCACGTAGGGCGCGGGCGAAGGGCTCAAGCTTGACCTCGGCGGTGAAGGCCTCGTGACGCGGATCGTCGAGCGCCGGTACCGGCCCGTCGATGGCTTCGCGATGCGCGCGCGAGCGCAGCGGCAGGTAGGTCTTCAGGTTCAGCTTGAGCAGCTGGCTGACTTCATCGGCGAACTTGTAGGTCGCTTCGGTGTTGTAGCCGTTGTCCATCCAGATGATCTGGGTATCCGGCTTGACCCGGGTGACCATGTGCAGGATCACCGCCTCGAAAGGGCGGAAGTTGGTGGTGCAGATCGTGGTCTTGCCCAGACCCAGTGCCCACTCCACGAGTTTTTCGGCATCTTTTCCGAGTTCGGCGTTGATGCGATCCAGGTCGAACGTCATCTGTGCTGTCCTGTCGATTGGCAGTGAAATCAAGGTGGGTGATGGTATCACAGGGGCGTCTGACGCAGGCCAACTGCCGGTTTACCAGCTCTGCGGCATGCTGATAGAGTGCCGCCCCTCAAACAACCTGTTAGGAGACTCCCGTGGAAATCGCCTGCCTCGACCTCGAAGGTGTTCTGGTTCCGGAAATCTGGATCGCTTTCGCCGAAAAAACCGGTATCGAAGCACTCAAGGCCACCACCCGGGACATTCCCGACTACGACGTGCTGATGAAGCAGCGTCTGCGCATCCTCGATGAACACGGCCTGAAGCTGGCCGACATCCAGGAAGTGATCGCCACCCTCAAGCCACTGGAGGGTGCTGTGGAATTCGTTGACTGGCTGCGCGAGCGCTTCCAGGTGGTGATCCTGTCCGACACCTTCTACGAGTTCTCCCAGCCGCTGATGCGCCAGCTGGGTTTCCCGGCCCTGCTGTGCCACAAGCTGATCACCGACGAGACCGATCGCGTGGTGGGCTACCAGCTGCGCCAGAAGGATCCCAAGCGTCAGTCGGTCATTGCCTTCAAGAGCCTGTACTACCGTGTGATCGCCGCCGGCGACTCGTACAACGACACCACCATGCTCAGCGAAGCCCATGCCGGCATCCTGTTCCATGCTCCGGACAATGTCATTCGCGAGTTCCCGCAGTTTCCGGCAGTGCACACCTATGAAGACCTCAAGCGCGAGTTCCTCAAGGCATCGGTGCGCGATCTGAGCCTGTAAGGTTCAACGCCGCAGCAACAAGGCCCGCCATGCGCGGGCCTTGTCGTTTCTATGGTCGCGGATCCCCGCTTGCGCGAGGGCGGAGCTGGGGCTTGGGTGCGGAGGTGAGCTTGTAGGGCGGGTGAAGCCCGCGTATGCACCTCAGAAGCCGGAGAGCTGCTCCAGGGTCTGCAGCAGCACCTTCACCTTGGTGATCGATTCCTGGTACTCGGCCTGCCAGTCGGAGTCGGCAACGATGCCGCCGCCGCCCCAGCAGCTGACCTGGCCGTCCTTGACCAGCAGGCTGCGGATGGCGATGGAGCTGTCCAGCTCGCCACGCACATCCAGGTACAGCAGCGAGCCGCAGTACAGGGAGCGACGGGTCGGCTCCAGCTCGTCGATGATCTGCATGGCGCGGATCTTCGGTGCGCCGGTGATCGAGCCGCCGGGGAAGCTGCCGGCAATCAGATCCAGCGCATCCTGGTCGGCAGCCAGCTCACCGGTGACCGCGCTGACCAGATGGTGGACGTTGGGGTAGCTTTCCAGCGCGAACAGCTCCGGCACCCGTACCGAACCGATGCGGCAGGTGCGGCCCAGGTCATTGCGCAGCAGGTCGACAATCATCAGGTTCTCCGCCCGATCCTTGGCGCTGGCCTGCAGCTCGGCGGCCTGGGCAGCGTCCTCGGCCGGCGTGGCGCCGCGCGGGCGGGTGCCCTTGATCGGGCGGGTTTCCACCTGGCCGCGGCTGACCTGCACATAGCGTTCTGGCGACAGGCTGAGAATGGCGTCGTCGCCGTCCAGGGCCTGGAAGCCGGCAAAGGGAGTGGGGCAGGCGGCCCGCAGAGCCAGGTAGGCGGCCCAGGGGTCGCCAGCGCAGGGCGCCTGGAAGCGCTGGGCAAAGTTGACCTGGTAGCAGTCGCCAGCCTGGATGTAGCGCTGGATGCGCTCGATGGCACGGCGGTAGTCGTCCGCCGTGAGCTCGGCGCGAAATGCCTGCAGCAGGCGGAAGCTGGCCGCAGGTGTGGCCAGGCTGGTGCTGAACAGCTGGATCAGGCGTTGCCGCTCGCTGGTCGGGAGCTGCGGGTGGAACACCAGCTGGCTGGTCTGCTGGTGGTGATCGCTGACCAGTGCCCAGGCGTAGAGGCCGAAGCGCGCCTCAGGCAGCTGCAGATCATCCCGAGCCTGATCCGGCAGCTGCTCCAGGCGTCGACCGAAGTCATAGGCTAGGTAGCCGATCAGCCCGCCGGTAAACGGCAGCTCGCAGGCCGTGGGGGCTTCGGCGCGGCCCAGGCGAGCCAGGCCACTGCGCAGGCGCTGGAAGAATGCCGCGCCTGGCTCATCTGCTGCGGGGTGATAGGTCTCCACGGGCCAGGCGCTGAGCAGGTCGAAGCGCCCGCGTCCGGCCTGCGGCCGACCGGCATCGAGCAGCACGGCGCTCGGTGCGCGGCGTATGGCGGCAAAATAGACGCTAGGGTCGGCCTGGTAGGGCAGGGCGTGGATCTGGCAGAGGCTCATGCGCAGGTGTCTAGGGCAGGGGAAGGCGATTGTAGAACGCCGGCGATCCGTCTTCATAATGAAAAAGCCCGGCCGGAGCCGGGCTTGATCGTGCAAGGAAGGAATCAGGTTTCCTTCGGCTTGACGTGTCCGAACAGCTGCTGAGAGAAGCGTACGCGGTCTTCCACGCTCTCCTTCACATCGTTCTTCGCCAGCTCGGCGATGCGCGCTTCCACCGCGTGAGCACGGTGGGTCAGGCCGCAGTCGTTGGCGATCTGGATGTTCAGGCCGGGACGGGCGTTGAGCTCGAGAATCAGCGGGCCTTTCTCCTCGTCCAGCACCATGTCCACACCAATGTAGCCGAGACCGCACAGCTCGTAGCAACCGGCGGCCAGCTTCATGAAACCATCCCAGTTGGGCAGCTGCACGCCGTCCACCGCATTGGTGGTGTCCGGGTGCTTGGTGATCTTGTTGTTCAGCCAGGTGCCGCGCAGGGTCAGACCGGTGGCCAGGTCGACGCCGACGCCGATGGCGCCCTGGTGCAGGTTGGCCTTGCCGTTGGACTGGCGAGTCGGCAGGCGCAGCATGGCCATCACCGGGTAGCCCATCAGGACGATGATGCGGATGTCCGGCACGCCTTCGTAGCTGATGCTCTTGAAGATCGGATCCGGGGTGACGCGGTATTCGATCAGCGCGCGGTCGCGATGGCCGCCGAGGGAGTACAGGCCGGTAAGGATGCTCGACAGCTGGTGCTCGATGTCTTCCTGGCTGACGATCTTGCCGGAGACCGTCTTGTAGCGACCCTCGAACTTGTCGGCGATCACCAGGATGCCGTCACCGCCGGCACCCTGCGCCGGCTTGATCACGAAGTCAGTGCGGTCGCCGATGATCTCCGAGAACTTCTCGATTTCCTTCTCGGTGGAGATGATCCCGTACAGCTCCGGCACATGAATGCCGGCCTCGATCGCACGCTCCTTGGTGATGATCTTGTCATCGACGATCGGGTACAGGTGCCGTTTGTTGTACTTCAGCACGTAGTCCGCGTTGCGCCGATTGATGCCCATGATGCCTTTGGCTTCCAGGGCTTTCCACGTCTTGATCAGGCCGAACATGGGCTCAATCCTTCAGGAAGGCTTTGAAACGGAACAGCTCGGTCAGGCGGTAGCCGCGGTAGCGACCCATCGCCAGCATGAAGCCCACCATGATCAGCAGCACCGCCGGGAAGGTGAAGATGAAGTAGGTCAGCTGCGGTACGGTCATCAGCAGGTGCGCCAGGGTGGCGGCGAACAGGGTGCCGATGGCGACCTTGAAGGCGTGCGAGGCGCCGCGCTCTTCCCAGGTAATGGACAGGCGTTCGATGGTCATGGTCAGGATCACCATCGGGAACAGGGCTACCGACAGGCCGCGCTCCAGGCCCAGCTTGTGGCTGAGCAGGCTGATCACGGCGATCAGTACCACCACGAAGGTCAGTACTACCGACAGCCTTGGCAGCATCTGCAGCTTGAGGTGTTCCAGATAGGAGCGTAGCGACAGGCCCAGCGCGGTGATCAGCGAGAACAGCACGATGCCGAAGCCCAGCTGGGTCTCGCGGAAGGCCAGGGCGATCAGTACCGGGGTGAAGGTGCCGAGAGTCTGCAGGCCGCCGAGGTTGCGCAGGATCAGGATCACCAGCACGCCGATCGGGATCATGATCATGATCTGGTAGGTCTGCTGGGTCTGCAGCGGCAGGCCGTACAGCGAGTATTCGAGGAAGTCGGCGTCGGTATTCTCGTCGGTCTGCTTGGCCAGGCGGATGGCGTTCATCTCGCTGTTGTTCAGGGTGAAGGTGACCTGAGCCTTCTTGCCGCCTTCGAGGCTGATCAGTTGCTCGTCACCGGTCCACCACACCAGGCGATCGACCGGCAGGCCGCGCTCGCCGCTTTCCGGGTTGAAGTACAGCCAGTTCTCGCCGTTGAAGCTACGCAGCCACAGCTCCGGGGTTTGCGGCTGGTCGGCAACCAGGCGGATGGTGTGCACGCGCTCCATCGGTACGTGGGCGATGGACAGCAGCAGCTCGATGATGCGGGCCTTGTTCGGGGTCGAGGTGTCGCCGGCCAGCAGCAGCTTGACGTTGTCGTCATTGAGGTTGTTGACGCGCTTGATGGTCTCGCTGATGAAGGTGTCGACATCCGCCGAATGCTGGCGGATGGGGGCGAGCAGGGCTTCGGCGGCGATCTTCTCGGCGCCCTCGACGGGGATGCTGTCGCGGTAGATCAAGCCTTTGGACTTGGGCTTCTCGTCGCTATAGCGCTGGGTCAGTACCAGACGATAGTAGAGAGTCTGGTTGCCGCTGGCACGGCGCGCCGACCAGGTCACCCGGCGGTTGCCGTCGATGCGGTTGACGCTGAAGCCGAAGTTGTTGGAGATGAAGCTCTCGTTGAGGCTCACATACTCCTGGTTCAGCGGCGGTACGAACATCTGCACCTTGACCGGATCGTGCGGATTGGCCTGGAACTCGACCTTGGCGTCGATGTTCCACACTTCATCGGTCTCATCCTCGGTCACCGGGATATTGAGATAGAAGATCTGGTAGGCCGTAACCAGAACGCCCACGGTCACCAGCAGGGTGATAAGGACTTTCAGATGCAGGGTCAAGGATCGCATGAGTATTACTCGGCAGCGGTGACTGGAGAGCAGGCGGGTTTGCCAGCGGCGTATTTGAGACTGGGATCGACCAGGGCGTCCAGGCGTTTGAGCGCCTCGGAACCGATCAGCAGGGGATACTGGAAGGCACTGCGGTCGGTCAGGTTCACTTCGATGCTGCGCCGTACCTTGCCCATGCACACTTCCAGTTCGATGACCGGGCGTGCGGTGTAGGTCTTGCCTTCTTCAGGGTCGAAGTCGCCGGCGCGGCGTTTGATCTTACTGATACGGGCCAGCGGTCGCTCGATGGGATGGCTGTGGGCATCGTCGATAGCCAGGTAGAAGCGCACCCAGGTCTCGCCGTCACGTTTGAAGCGCTTGATATCGCGGGCGCTGAGGGAGGCGGTCTTGGCGCCGGTATCGAGTTTGGCGGCGACTTGCAGGTCGAGGTCGTTCAGGCTGACGTACTCGTTCAGGCCGTACACGGTCTTTTCAGCGGCGAGACTGAGGCCCGGCAGTAGGGCGCAACAGAGGAGAAGGGCGAAGGGCTCGAGTCTCATAAATCCTGTGGTGTTCGCGTCGTCGGGGCCGGTGACCGGCAGCAAGGCGGTAGCCGGCAACACAGCAGTCTAGCAGGCATGGCAAAAGGTCCCGCCCGGCGCATGCGGACGGCATTCTAACATGGGGTTTTTCTGCTGTAACAGACGCTTATGTGCGTTTCTGCAGGTTGAATACAGGATTTGATCTGCCGTTGTGCTTTTTTGGATTGTCGACAATCGGTGTTGACCGTACGCATTGCAGGGGGGTAATTTCCGCTCAACAGTGAATACGTGTCGACAATCATGCTTGAGCAACTCGAACCCACAATCGTCGATCAGGATGAATCGGAAACCCTGGCGGAGTCGGTCTTCCGGCGTATCCAGGCGGCCATCGTGTGCGGCGAGATCGCTCCGGGCAGCAAGATCTCCGAGCCGGAGCTGGCCCGTACCTATGGCATCAGTCGTGGCCCGCTGCGCGAGGCGATTCACCGTCTGGAGGGCCAGCGCCTGCTGGTGCGGGTGCCGCATGTGGGCGCGCGGGTGGTGTCGCTGAGCCATGCCGAGTTGATCGAGCTGTACGAGATCCGCGAGTCCCTCGAAGGCATGGCCTGCCGCCTGGCGGCGGAGCGCATGACCCAGAACGAGATCGACGAGCTGCGCCGGGTGCTCGATCTGCACGAGCAGGATGCTGCCTTCCAGGCTGGCGTCGGCTACTACCAGCAGGAAGGCGACTTCGACTTCCACTACCGGATCATCCAGGGCAGCGGCAACAAGACCCTGGCGCAGATGCTCTGTGGCGAGCTGTACCAGCTGGTGCGCATGTACCGCCTGCAGTTCTCCGCCACGCCCAATCGCCCACGGCATGCCTTTGCCGAACACCACCGCATTCTCGATGCCATCGCCGACCGTGACGGCGAGCTGGCCGAACTGCTGATGCGCCGTCACATCGGCGCATCCAAGCGCAATATCGAGCGCCACTACCAGGAAGCGCTCGCCAACCCGTCCAAAACACGAGGTGAGTCATGAGTGTAACAACCCCCGGCCAGCGCTTTCGCGATGCCATCGCTGCCGAGCAGCCGCTGCAGGTGATCGGCGCGATCAACGCCAACCACGCGCTGCTGGCCAAGCGTGCCGGCTTCCGTGCCATCTACCTGTCCGGTGGCGGCGTTGCCGCAGGCTCCCTGGGCCTGCCGGATCTGGGTATCAACACCCTGGATGACGTGCTCACCGACGTGCGCCGCATCACCGACGTCTGCGACCTGCCGCTGCTGGTGGATATCGACACCGGTTTCGGCCCCAGCGCCTTCAACATCGAGCGCACCGTCAAAAACCTGATCAAGGCCGGTGCCGCTGCCGCCCATATCGAAGACCAGGTCGGCGCCAAGCGCTGCGGTCACCGCCCGGGCAAGGAAATCGTCTCCACCGAGGAGATGGCTGATCGCGTGAAAGCCGCGGCCGACGCCAAGACTGACCCGAACTTCTTCCTGATTGCCCGTACCGACGCGATCCAGGCCGAAGGTGTGGATGCCGCCATCGAGCGCTGCCTGCGCTACGTCGAGGCCGGTGCCGATGCGATCTTCGCCGAGGCGGCCTACGACCTGCCGACCTACAAGCGCTTCGTCGACGCGCTGAACGTGCCGATCCTGGCCAACATCACCGAATTTGGCGCCACTCCGCTGTTTACCCGCGATGAGCTGGCCTCGGTCGGCGTGGCCATCCAGCTGTATCCGCTGTCGGCGTTCCGTGCGGCCAACAAGGCTGCGGAAAGTGTCTACACCTCGATCCGTCAGAACGGTCACCAGAAAGATGTGATCGAACTGATGCAGACCCGTGCCGAGCTGTACGACCGCATTGGCTACCACGCCTTCGAGCAGAAGCTCGACGCGCTGTTCGCTGCCGGCAAGAAGTGACCGGCCCGCAGGCCGCGTGCGGCCTGCCACAACAATAAGCAGTACCACCGGATTCAGATGAGGAGAGAGCGATGAGCGCTTCCGTAGAGACCACCACGCCCGGCTTCAAGCCGAAGAAGT
The window above is part of the Pseudomonas alcaligenes genome. Proteins encoded here:
- the cysB gene encoding HTH-type transcriptional regulator CysB, which encodes MKLQQLRYIWEVAHHDLNVSATAQSLYTSQPGISKQIRLLEDELGVEVFARSGKHLTRITPAGERIITTAGEILRKVESIKQIAQEFSNEKKGTLSIATTHTQARYALPPVISGFIKQYPEVALHMHQGTPMQIAEMAADGTVDFAIATEALELFGDLVMMPCYRWNRCVIVPQGHPLTKLPKLTLEALAEHPIVTYVFGFTGRSKLDEAFSHRGLTPKVVFTAADADVIKTYVRLGLGVGIVARMAVDAKLDNDLVVLDASDLFESSVTKIGFRRGTFLRGFMCDFIEKFAPHLTRDVMAKAVQCHTKAELDELFDGVKLPVY
- a CDS encoding phosphoadenosine phosphosulfate reductase family protein; its protein translation is MTFDLDRINAELGKDAEKLVEWALGLGKTTICTTNFRPFEAVILHMVTRVKPDTQIIWMDNGYNTEATYKFADEVSQLLKLNLKTYLPLRSRAHREAIDGPVPALDDPRHEAFTAEVKLEPFARALREAAPQVWFTALRASDTAVRAQMDPVSINPDGLIKVAPLLHWSSKDLYQYLVQHNLPNNFDYFDPTKGEDNRECGLHLNH
- the thrH gene encoding bifunctional phosphoserine phosphatase/homoserine phosphotransferase ThrH yields the protein MEIACLDLEGVLVPEIWIAFAEKTGIEALKATTRDIPDYDVLMKQRLRILDEHGLKLADIQEVIATLKPLEGAVEFVDWLRERFQVVILSDTFYEFSQPLMRQLGFPALLCHKLITDETDRVVGYQLRQKDPKRQSVIAFKSLYYRVIAAGDSYNDTTMLSEAHAGILFHAPDNVIREFPQFPAVHTYEDLKREFLKASVRDLSL
- the pabB gene encoding aminodeoxychorismate synthase component I, translating into MSLCQIHALPYQADPSVYFAAIRRAPSAVLLDAGRPQAGRGRFDLLSAWPVETYHPAADEPGAAFFQRLRSGLARLGRAEAPTACELPFTGGLIGYLAYDFGRRLEQLPDQARDDLQLPEARFGLYAWALVSDHHQQTSQLVFHPQLPTSERQRLIQLFSTSLATPAASFRLLQAFRAELTADDYRRAIERIQRYIQAGDCYQVNFAQRFQAPCAGDPWAAYLALRAACPTPFAGFQALDGDDAILSLSPERYVQVSRGQVETRPIKGTRPRGATPAEDAAQAAELQASAKDRAENLMIVDLLRNDLGRTCRIGSVRVPELFALESYPNVHHLVSAVTGELAADQDALDLIAGSFPGGSITGAPKIRAMQIIDELEPTRRSLYCGSLLYLDVRGELDSSIAIRSLLVKDGQVSCWGGGGIVADSDWQAEYQESITKVKVLLQTLEQLSGF
- a CDS encoding alpha-L-glutamate ligase-like protein, yielding MFGLIKTWKALEAKGIMGINRRNADYVLKYNKRHLYPIVDDKIITKERAIEAGIHVPELYGIISTEKEIEKFSEIIGDRTDFVIKPAQGAGGDGILVIADKFEGRYKTVSGKIVSQEDIEHQLSSILTGLYSLGGHRDRALIEYRVTPDPIFKSISYEGVPDIRIIVLMGYPVMAMLRLPTRQSNGKANLHQGAIGVGVDLATGLTLRGTWLNNKITKHPDTTNAVDGVQLPNWDGFMKLAAGCYELCGLGYIGVDMVLDEEKGPLILELNARPGLNIQIANDCGLTHRAHAVEARIAELAKNDVKESVEDRVRFSQQLFGHVKPKET
- a CDS encoding inactive transglutaminase family protein, with the protein product MRSLTLHLKVLITLLVTVGVLVTAYQIFYLNIPVTEDETDEVWNIDAKVEFQANPHDPVKVQMFVPPLNQEYVSLNESFISNNFGFSVNRIDGNRRVTWSARRASGNQTLYYRLVLTQRYSDEKPKSKGLIYRDSIPVEGAEKIAAEALLAPIRQHSADVDTFISETIKRVNNLNDDNVKLLLAGDTSTPNKARIIELLLSIAHVPMERVHTIRLVADQPQTPELWLRSFNGENWLYFNPESGERGLPVDRLVWWTGDEQLISLEGGKKAQVTFTLNNSEMNAIRLAKQTDENTDADFLEYSLYGLPLQTQQTYQIMIMIPIGVLVILILRNLGGLQTLGTFTPVLIALAFRETQLGFGIVLFSLITALGLSLRSYLEHLKLQMLPRLSVVLTFVVVLIAVISLLSHKLGLERGLSVALFPMVILTMTIERLSITWEERGASHAFKVAIGTLFAATLAHLLMTVPQLTYFIFTFPAVLLIMVGFMLAMGRYRGYRLTELFRFKAFLKD
- a CDS encoding ATP-dependent zinc protease, producing MRLEPFALLLCCALLPGLSLAAEKTVYGLNEYVSLNDLDLQVAAKLDTGAKTASLSARDIKRFKRDGETWVRFYLAIDDAHSHPIERPLARISKIKRRAGDFDPEEGKTYTARPVIELEVCMGKVRRSIEVNLTDRSAFQYPLLIGSEALKRLDALVDPSLKYAAGKPACSPVTAAE
- a CDS encoding GntR family transcriptional regulator, which gives rise to MLEQLEPTIVDQDESETLAESVFRRIQAAIVCGEIAPGSKISEPELARTYGISRGPLREAIHRLEGQRLLVRVPHVGARVVSLSHAELIELYEIRESLEGMACRLAAERMTQNEIDELRRVLDLHEQDAAFQAGVGYYQQEGDFDFHYRIIQGSGNKTLAQMLCGELYQLVRMYRLQFSATPNRPRHAFAEHHRILDAIADRDGELAELLMRRHIGASKRNIERHYQEALANPSKTRGES
- the prpB gene encoding methylisocitrate lyase translates to MSVTTPGQRFRDAIAAEQPLQVIGAINANHALLAKRAGFRAIYLSGGGVAAGSLGLPDLGINTLDDVLTDVRRITDVCDLPLLVDIDTGFGPSAFNIERTVKNLIKAGAAAAHIEDQVGAKRCGHRPGKEIVSTEEMADRVKAAADAKTDPNFFLIARTDAIQAEGVDAAIERCLRYVEAGADAIFAEAAYDLPTYKRFVDALNVPILANITEFGATPLFTRDELASVGVAIQLYPLSAFRAANKAAESVYTSIRQNGHQKDVIELMQTRAELYDRIGYHAFEQKLDALFAAGKK